The Candidatus Eisenbacteria bacterium nucleotide sequence GGATTTGGCGGAGCCATTCGGCGAAGCGGCCCTTGTCGAGGAATGCTCGGAGGAAGACGCCGTCCTTCATCTTGTTCAGAATGCGGGGCGCGATCCCGCCGGCGAGATAGACGCCTCCGCGCGCGAGAATCCGAAGGGCTTGGTTCCCCGCCTCGGCTCCGTAGATCGACACGAACAGGTCGAGCGCCCGGACGCAGGCCCCGCACCGTCCCTCGATCGCCGCGCCCGACACGACGGCCGCGGGGTCCTCCTCCGTTCCCTCGTGAACGGCCGGGTCGACCGGAGCGAGCCCGCTCGCCGCGACGTAGTCGTGGACCGCCGCAAGCCCGCTTCCGGAGAGGACGCGCTCGACCGACACGCGTCCGCCGATCCGCTCCTTGAGAAAGCGAAGAAGGCCGAACTCGATCTCGTCCCGAGGAGCGAAATCCGCGTGCCCTCCCTCGGTGGGGAAGACGCGGAGTGTCTCTCCGAAACGAAGAACAAACGCCTCGCCAAGGCCGGTCCCCGCGCCGACGAGCGCGATCGGACCCTCCGGAACGGGGACCCCTTCTTGAAGTGTAAAGAGATCGTCCGGATCGAGATGCTCGATGCCGTATCCGACCGCTTCGAGATCGTTCATAAGAACCGTTCGAGGAATATGAAGCGCGCGCGCCAACTCGCGCCGATCGATCGCCCAAGGGAGGTTCGGCCCTGCACACACGTCCCCCGCGACCGGCCCCGCCGCACCGAAAGCGGCCCGATCGGCGCCGCCCGTTTCGGCGAGGAAGCGTGCGGCAAGCTCGGCGAGGCTCCCGGCTTCCCCGCTCGCGAACCGGCGCCGGTGGAGGATGCGAAGCCGCCCTCCCTCGAAGAGAACGAACGCGAAGAGAGCCTTGGTCCCCCCGATATCCCCGGCGAGAATGCGCATCGAACGCTCCTCCCGCGCGGCGGCTACCCGACGGCCCCGCGGGCGAGACTGCCGATTCCGACTTCGGGGTCGCTCTTGAAATGGACGCGAAGCACGCGCCTCCCGTGCGCCGCGAGCGCTCCGAAATCCCCGGCGGCCTGCGCGCGGCAAAGCACGCCGAACGAATAGGGAAGACCGGGGATCGAAAGATCGCCGGAATCCGCAGCGGTCAGGAGAACGAACACCCCCCGGTTCGGTCCCCCCTTGAAGAGCTGGCCGGTCGAGTGAAGATAGCGCGGGCCGATCCCCGCAGAGACCGCAAGGCCGGTCCGCTCCCGAAGGGCCGCACGAAGATCCGCCGCCGGTTTCGATCCGGCGAGAGAAGAGGAAAGGAAGAAGAGCAGCGCGAGGTAGTCCCCGTCGCGCGCCCGGGAGAGGTGCGCGCGAAGCCACTCGTTGACACTTGAAACATTCGGCGCTTCGAGGTTCGTGTCCGAGAAGAGAAGGGCCTTTCCGTCCTCGAAGCGGACCGCTCCCTCCTCCAGGCGGCCGGTCCGGGCGAACTCGGAGAGAAGGGCGCCCGTTCTCTCTTTGCTCTCGCTCACGTTCGGCTCGTCGAAAGCGTTCA carries:
- the glk gene encoding glucokinase, producing the protein MRILAGDIGGTKALFAFVLFEGGRLRILHRRRFASGEAGSLAELAARFLAETGGADRAAFGAAGPVAGDVCAGPNLPWAIDRRELARALHIPRTVLMNDLEAVGYGIEHLDPDDLFTLQEGVPVPEGPIALVGAGTGLGEAFVLRFGETLRVFPTEGGHADFAPRDEIEFGLLRFLKERIGGRVSVERVLSGSGLAAVHDYVAASGLAPVDPAVHEGTEEDPAAVVSGAAIEGRCGACVRALDLFVSIYGAEAGNQALRILARGGVYLAGGIAPRILNKMKDGVFLRAFLDKGRFAEWLRQIPVRVILADRAPLLGAASRAARLP